The DNA window TCTGGCCGAGTGGCTGCAGACTCACGATGCGGATGTGATTCTGCTCCAGGAAGTGCGTGCGGATGCGCACCAGATTCCCGAGGACATTGCCTGCCTGTCGCACTACAACCAGCACTGGTATGCTGCGACGGTACGCAAAGGCTATAGCGGCACTGGCATCCTGTCGAAGGATGTCCCGCTGAAGGTTTACTCCGGCCTGGGCTACGAGGAGTTTGACGGCGAAGGCCGTGCGATTGCGGCCGAGTTTGATCGCTACATCGTCGTCAGCGCCTACTTCCCGAATTCACAGGCTCTCGGCGGGCGCATCGATTACAAGCTGCGCTTCTGCGCGGCGATGGAAGGCTGGCTTGAGAAGCTGGGCCGCACTGGCAAGCCCGTTGTCCTCGGGGGCGACTTCAACGTTGCGCCCTATCCGATTGATCTCGCACGGCCCAAAGACAACGAAAAGAATCCCGGCTACCTGCCGGAAGAGCGTGCCTGGATGGACGCCTTCCTCAAGAGTGGCTGGATCGACACCTGGCGCCATCTGAACCCGGGTGTGGTGAAGTATTCCTGGTGGAGCGCCCGCATGAACGCCCGCGCCAAGAATATCGGTTGGAGAATTGACTTTAACGTGGTTGCCAGCAAATTTGCTGACCGCATTGCCGCTGCCGATATGCTCAATGACATTACCGGCAGCGACCATTGTCCTGTGACTCTCGATCTGCGCGTTTAAGCCCTATTCAGGCAGCGCAAAACTGTACAACACCTGGCCTGCCGCAATCGCGACATACTGCTTGCCGTCCACCGCGTAGCTGATCGGTGAAGTGGCCGTGGTGGCGCCCGTCTGCATCCTCCACAGATACTTGCCCGTTGCCGCCTCCAGCGCAATCAGATTGCCCTCTGCCGTTGCGGAGAACAGCACGCCCGTCGAGGTGGCGAGCACGCCCGCAGCAAGCGATCCCCGTGACAGCGGATGTTCCCACTTCACATCCCCCGTCGCTGTGTCGATGGCCTTGATGCCTGCCAGCGGCTTGTCGCCGGTGGCAACGGAGCGGCCACCCCAGTAGGCCTTGCCGGGCTCATAGACACTCTTCTCGCGAATGAAGCGCTCGGCGCCATCGGCATAGACCGTGTAGAGCATTCCATTGCTGCTGTCGAAGGAAGGGCTCTGCCAGTTGGTGCCGCCGACGAGGGTCGGATAGACGACGCGGCCTTCGGGTGTGGAGTCTGTATTTGGAATCACCTTCGGGCGACCATCGGCCTCAAAGCCGGCGTTCCAGGTTTGGCGGACATAGGGCTTGCCAAAGAGCAGTTTACCGTTCGTACGATCGAGCACATAGAAGATCCCATTCCGATTGGTCTGCACCAGCAGCTTGCGCTGCACTCCATCGATCACCCGGTCGACCAGCACCAGATCCTGATTCGCATCCCAATCGTGGCTGTCATTGGGGGTGAACTGGTAGTGCCATTTGCGCTTGCCAGTCGCAGGATCGAGGGCGAGCACGGAGCAGGAAAACAGGTTGTCGCCCTTGCGAATTTCAGCGTCCATATCGGGCCCGGGATTGCCGGTGGCCCAGTACAGCGTATCGAGTTCGGCATCATAGCTGCCAGTGAGCCAGGTGGGCGCGCCACCAAGCTTCCAGCTATCGCCCTTCCATGTCTCATGACCGAATTCGCCAGGTCCCGGAACGGTGTTGAATCGCCATACCCGCTTGCCGGTCACAACGTCATAAGCATCGAGAAAGCCGCGAATGCCATGCTCGCCACCGGCGACGCCGACAATCACCTTGTCCTTCACCACCAGTGGCGCGACGGTGACGCTGTAGCCTTCCATGGTGTCGGCCACTTGGGTTTCCCAAAGCGGACGTCCGGTGCGCCGGTCGAGTGCGACGAGCGCCGCATCGAGGGTTCCGAAGAAGACGCGATTGCCCAACACCGCGACGCCGCGGTTGTAGCGGTTGCTCTCAAAGGCGTTTACCTTCTTTTGCGTGCGCTGGTACTTCCAGATCTGCATGCCGGTGCGCGCATCGAGCGCAAAGACCTGGCCTGGCATTCCGGCCGTGTACATGATGCCGTCGATCACGATCGGGGTGGTTTCGAGGATCGAGTCGCCAGGCATCTGCACAGACCACTTGGCCTGCAACTGCTTCACATTGGCCGGAGTAATCTGCTGGAGCTGGCTGAAGTGCTTGCCTGCGTAGTCTCCCCAGTAGGTGAGCCAGTTTTGCGGCTCCTTGGAGGCATTCCGAATCCGCTCATAGCTCAGGCCGCCGGCGGGTAAGTCGCCGCGTACGGTGGCTGCGTAATCGCGAGCGGTCAGGGTTTTGAGATAAGCGACGATGTCCTGGATCTCCTCGCCACTGAGGCGGGTGGCATAGTTCGCAGGCATCATCGAGGTTTCGATCGTCTTCCGGCTCTTGAGGCTGGCCTTGTCGAGCATATGGAAGCTACCGTCACGTTCGCTGATTTGCACGACGAAGCTATCTTCATTGCGCCTGAGACCGGTTATGGTTTTACCTTCGGCGGTGACCACTTCGATCATGCCCGGGCCTTTCTGGCCGCCGATCAGCTCGTTCGGTTTGAGGATCTTATTCTTCAGTGCTTCGGCCGGAGTTCCTGCTGCTGCAGAGAGATCTGGCGCGACAATGCCGCCTCGTCCGTTCACCTCATGGCAACGGAAGCAGGAGGCTTTTCCGAAGTACAGGGCTTCGCCTTTCTTCGGATCGCCCGGCACGGTCTCGTTTACTTTGACGGTGCTGCTACTCAGGCTGCGAAGATAGCTGACAATCTGCCACGCTTCGGTAATCCCGAGCTTTTGGAAGGCGGGCATCTGCGTGCCCGTGATACCGTTGCGAATGTTGAGGAAGATCTCTCCGTCTTTCGCTCCATGCTTAAAAATTCCTGTCGCAAGGGCGGGTCCACGGTCGCTTCCTGCCGCATTTCCACCGTGACAGGCCTGGCAGGCTTGGCCAAACAGTTTTTTGCCGGATTCAACTGCGGTTGCGTCAGCAGCGAGTGGATTCTTTTCATTCTGCGGCGTGTGTTCCTGTCCAACAAGGACAGTCAACGAGAAACAAGCGGCCGCAAGGCGCCGCGACAGGGCAGGGAACATACGTATAAGCCTATCGCAACGTGTTACAGCCGCCGCTTGGATTTTATTGATCACGCCGGCGGGTGAAGCGGCGATCGCCTACACCTTTTGAGGGGCCTTTGAATGGAGGTTTGCTGTGGCTCTCCGCCTGAGGACGGAAGGACGTTTTCGGGCCCCAATCGCCGCGCGAAGGAGGCTTTGCACTCCAATCAGACTTTGGTTTGGGGGACCACTTGGAGTCGCCACGAGGAGCGTCACCGCCGCGAGGTGCCCAGTCGGACTTGCCGCGTGAAGGAGGTTTCGCACCCCAATCAGACTTCGGCTTCGGACTCCAATTCGAGCCGCTCCGGGAGTCGTCGCCACCGCGAGGGGACCACTCCGCCTTACCACGCGCAGGAGGCTTCGAGCCCCAATCGGACTTCGGCTTTGGAGACCAGTTCGAGCCGCCCCGCGAGTCGTCGCCCCCGCGAGGTGCCCAGTCGGATTTACCACGCGAAGGAGGTTTCGCACCCCAGTCAGACTTCGGCTTCGGACTCCAATTCGAGCCGCTCCGGGAGTCGTCGCCCCCGCGAGGTGCCCAGTCGGATTTACCACGCGAAGGAGGCTTCGCACCCCAGTCGGACTTCGGCTTCGGCGACCAGTTCGAGTCGCCACGAGGAGCATCACCACCGCGAGGTGCCCAGTCGGATTTGCCACGTGAAGGAGGTTTCGCACCCCAGTCGGACTTCGGCTTCGGGGACCAGTTCGAGTCGCCACGAGGAGCATCACCACCGCGAGGTGCCCAGTCGGATTTGCCACGTGAAGGAGGTTTCGCACCCCAGTCGGACTTCGGCTTCGGCGACCAGTTTGAGTCGCCACGGGGAGCGTCACCACCACGAGGTGCCCAGTCGGATTTACCACGCGAAGGAGGTTTTGCACCCCAGTCGGACTTCGGCTTCGGGGACCAGTTCGAGTCGCCACGAGAAGCATCACCACCACGAGGGGACCACTCCGCCTTACCACGCGAAGGAGGCTTCGCACCCCAGTCGGACTTCGGCTTCGGAGACCAGTTCGAGTCGCCACGGGGAGCGTCGTCCCCGCGAGGTGCCCACTCCGCCTTGCTGCCCGTACGTGGTTTCGGATTCCAAGTGGACTTCTTGGGAGACCATTGTGAGTCGCTACGAGAATCGCCGCCGCGAGGCGCCCGATCGGATCTATCGCGTGAAGGCGATTTCGCACTCCAATCTGACTCAACCGGCTTCGACCGGCCGAACTGCGTCCGTGAAGGCGGCCTCATTCCTCCTTGCGCATCCGGGGCCGCTTCCGTTTCCTTCCGTACCGGCTTCTCTTCCATCCCAGCCAGCTTCATGAGTTTCGTCACTTCGCCCGGATTCAGATGGCGCCACTTGCCGGATTCAAGTCCCGTCAGGGTCAGCGGCCCCAGATTGGTCCGCACCAGCTTCAATACCTGGCTATCCATCGCCTCGATCATCCGGCGCACTTGCCGGTTTTTGCCTTCGGTAATCGTGAGCTCGACAAAGCTCTTCGATTCGTTCTCACGCACCCGGTTGACGATCGCCGGCCTTGTCATGCCATCCTTCAATTCCACGCCTTGGCGCAGCGTCTCGAGCGCCTCATCCGACAGTTTGGTCGAACACTTCACGAGATAAGTCTTCGGCACATGGAATTCCGGATTCGTCATCCGCTCGGCGAGCGCCGTGTCATTGGTCAGCAAGAGCAGTCCGCTGGTATCTTCATCCAGCCGGCCCACGGTCCCGACAAAGGATGGAACGTCGGTAAGCAGGTCGTAGACGGTCTTCCGGCCTTCCGGGTCGCCCTTACTCGTAATGTAGCCTGCGGGCTTATAAAGGAGGATGTAAAGCTTGTCGAGCGTCTTGACCAGACGCCCGTCCAATTCAATCCGGTCCTGGATCGGATCGATCCACTCATCCGGATTCTCGACCATCCTGCCATTCACCGTCACCCGCCGCGAGTGGATCCAGTGCCGTGCATCCGTTCGCGAGCCCAGGCCCGCCTTGGAGATCACGCGTTCGAGCGTCTTGCTCGTAATCGGGCTCTTGGTTGTTTTCTTTATTGGGCGGTCCATATACTCTTCACTGTTGTAAATTCTTCGATCGCTTCTTGCCCGAGTTCCCGTCCAAAGCCTGACTGCTTCACACCACCAAACGGAACAGCTGCGTCAAACTCATTGTAAGAGTTCACCCACACGGTCCCCGCATGCAATGCACTGGCCATCCGGTTAGCCCGCTTCAAATCGCTGGTCCAAACGGCAGCGGCGAGCCCGTAGGAGGTGCCATTGGCGATGGCGAGCGCTTCCTCTTCCGTCTCAAAACGAATCACGCTCAGCACCGGCCCAAAGATCTCTTCCTGCGCGATTCTCATGCTGTTCTTTACTCCGCTAAACACCGTAGCTTGCACAAAACAACCAACATTCCCCTCGCGAGCGCCGCCACAAACCAGGTTTGCTCCCTCTGCTTTTCCTGTCTTGATATAACCGAGAACCCGCTCCATCTGCTGCTTGGAAATCAGGCTCCCCAGTACGACATCGTCCTGCCGCGGGTCTCCCATCTTCAATCCCCGCACCCGTTTCACCAGCCGGTCGACAAACTCATCATGGAGGGAGGACTGTACCAGGAGACGGCTCCCGGCGGTACAGATTTGCCCCTGATTGGAAAAAATTCCCCACAGTGCTCCGCGAAGCGCAGCTTTCGGGTCCGCATCACCGAAAACAATATTTGCGCTCTTGCCGCCCAATTCGAGGCTCACTGGCTTCAAGTTACTCTCTGCCGAGGCCAACAACAAGCGTCTGCCCGTCCGGGTCGAGCCGGTGAAGGAGATCTTGTCGACATCCATATGCCGCGCCAAGGCTTCGCCCGTCGTGTGGCCATAGCCATTGACCACCTGGAAGACTCCCGGCGGAACGCCCGCCTCTGCGAGCAACTCCGCCAGCTTCAACGCATGAAATGGCGTCAACTCGCTGGGCTTCAGCAGGACGCTGTTGCCACAGGCGAGGGCAGGCGCAATCTTCCAGGCTGCGAGACAAAGCGGGTAGTTCCAGGGCACGATTGCCCCCACCACGCCCATCGCCTCGCGCTGGCTTGCGACGGAAAACGGACCATCCGCCGCAATCGTCCTGCCGCCAATTCGCCTCACGGCGCCGGCAAAATAACGGAACGCGTCGGCGGAGCCGCCAACATCGCTCCCACGTGATTCCTTCAAGGTCTTGCCGGTTTCGAGTGTCACCAGCAAGGCCAGATCTTCGCGATCCCGCTCAATCAGATCGCCAATCCGCCACAGGATCGCTTCCTTCTCGCTTGGCAGCTTCCGGGCCCACACTCCGGCTGCAAAGGCAGCGCGCGCGGCGGCGACCGCCTGGTTGACTCCTGCTTCTCCAGAATCCGCGATCTCCCCGAGTACTTCCTCCGTCGCAGGATTCTCCACCGCAATCATCGTCACCCCAACATCGTCACATAGAATAGCGACAATGCGTACAGTCCTCATTACGGGTGCCAGCAAGGGAATCGGAGCGGCTACGGCTCTGGCCTTCGCGAAAGAAGGGGCATCCCTTCTCATCCATTACTCATCAGACAAGAGCGGAGCCGAAGCAGTGGCCAGCGAAGCTCGGGCCCTCGGCGCCACTGCCGAAACGATCCATGCCGATCTCGCCACTCTGGCCGGTGCACAAGCATTTGCAGAAACACTGAAGGGCCGCAAGATTGACGTACTGATTAATAATGCCGGTTCGCTCCTCGGCAGACACTCTTTAGCCAGCATGCCCTCGGATCATTGGGAGCAGACGGTGATGCTCAATCTCTCGAGCGTCTTTTATGTCACCCAGGCGGTTGTGCCGCACATGATCGAACAGAAGCAGGGTTGGATCGTCAATGTCGGGTCCATTGCCGGACGCAATGGCGGCGGTCCGGGAGCTTTTGCTTACGCCACCTGCAAAGGCGCCGTTTCTGCGCTCACCAAGGGCATGGCCAAAGAACTGGCACCGCAAGGCATCCATGTGAATTGCGTCGCTCCCGGTGTGATCGCCACCCATTTCCACGAGGTTTTCTCGACGCCGCAAATGCTCGAGAGCTTCAAAGCAAACACCCCCGCCGGCCGCTTGGGCAGCAGCGAAGAAACCGCCGATGTCATTGCCTACCTGTGTTCTCCACAAGCCGCGTATATCTACGGCCAAACCATTGAAGTCAACGGTGGCATGTACTTCGCATAGTTTCTAGTTCACTTCGCGGAGTGCGTCTCGCTCGGCCTGGATCTTGCGCATTACAAGCGCCATCAGCGATTCGAGACGAATATATCCTGCAATGCGCCGGTCGTTGATGTCATAGACGACCGGCATTCTCTTCATGCTCCGCTCCCGCATCATCTCCGTCACGAGCAGCGGCGAATCGTCCACCGTGACCCAGATCGGATTCTGCGTCATGATGTCCTTCACCTTGATCTTGCCGCGCTCCTCCTCGGGCATGGCCGCGATCATTTCGAGCGTCGACAACAGATCGGTTCGCGTCAGAACGCCGGACAGATTCGCCTTCTCATCGACAACGCAGAAAAAGTCTGCTTTCTCTCTTTCAAACTGACCCACTGCCGAAGTAAAGGTGCAGTTCTCGCTGAGAGGTTGCGAGGGCAAGGGTTCGATTACATCCTTCAGCACGCTGTGCTTCAGAATGTCGCTTGAGCGCGGTAGCTTCTGCCGCATCGTTGTCCGCTTCCGGATCGCGTTATTCACCTGTTGCGACAAGGGGGCGAGGATCTTCGACATCTTGGCGAACATCCCTTTGCCAATAATCGTCAATTCGACATCGGTTCTGGCCCGCACACTGGCGTTGCGCGGCCGGTCTTCCACCAGCGCCATCTCGCCAAAGAAATCGCCGGGGCCGAACATGGCCACCATCTCTGGCTCCTGTCCGTCCTCAATCTGCCGCATCACCTCCACCTCGCCCTTCTCGATGACGTAGAAGTCGGTGGCGGGATCACCCTTCTTGAAGATAAAACTGCCGGCTTCAAAGTAGGCGTCGTGGACGCGATTCGCATGGTCGATCTTGACGCCCGTGATATCGCGCGAGAACATCAACTCCCAGGTCCAGTCGAGAGCCACCTTCACCTTGCGTGAGAAGGAGGGAATCTTCAGGAGATAGACGGTCCGCCAGATGAACCAGGCAATAAAACCGGAGAGCTTCACGCCCATCATTTCGGCGACGGCATTGTGTCCGCCAATGGCGCACAGCATGCCCAGGGGCTTGAAATAGAAGGGCTTGGTGGGCTTGCCTTGGAGCAGCGCGAAAAGATTGGCGGCGCATTGCTTGCCTTGCCGTTCCGCAAATTGTCCCGTTGGCGGAGAGGGCTCGTTGTCAAAGCTATTGAGGACCAAGGCGCAGTCTCCAATGGCCCATGCGTTCTCATAACCCAGCAGCCGCATATCGGGCTGTGTCTTCAAGCGGCCCTTGTCTTTCTCCGCCTTCATCCTTTCGACAAACGGATGCGGGGCCGTGCCTGTTGTGCCCACGACAGTTGCGGCATGAAAGTGTGTCCCATCACTGAGCGTCACACCATCGGCTGTCACCATCTTCACGCGCTGTTTCAGGACGATCTTGACCCCGTTCTGCTCCATCTTCTTCTTGGTGAAGTCGCGCAGGGTGGAGGAGACTTCGGGGAGTAACTGCTCCCGGCTATGGATCAAGATGACCTGC is part of the Bryobacter aggregatus MPL3 genome and encodes:
- a CDS encoding exodeoxyribonuclease III, with translation MSEVQDIKRIATWNVNGIRACAKSGLAEWLQTHDADVILLQEVRADAHQIPEDIACLSHYNQHWYAATVRKGYSGTGILSKDVPLKVYSGLGYEEFDGEGRAIAAEFDRYIVVSAYFPNSQALGGRIDYKLRFCAAMEGWLEKLGRTGKPVVLGGDFNVAPYPIDLARPKDNEKNPGYLPEERAWMDAFLKSGWIDTWRHLNPGVVKYSWWSARMNARAKNIGWRIDFNVVASKFADRIAAADMLNDITGSDHCPVTLDLRV
- a CDS encoding PQQ-dependent dehydrogenase, methanol/ethanol family; its protein translation is MFPALSRRLAAACFSLTVLVGQEHTPQNEKNPLAADATAVESGKKLFGQACQACHGGNAAGSDRGPALATGIFKHGAKDGEIFLNIRNGITGTQMPAFQKLGITEAWQIVSYLRSLSSSTVKVNETVPGDPKKGEALYFGKASCFRCHEVNGRGGIVAPDLSAAAGTPAEALKNKILKPNELIGGQKGPGMIEVVTAEGKTITGLRRNEDSFVVQISERDGSFHMLDKASLKSRKTIETSMMPANYATRLSGEEIQDIVAYLKTLTARDYAATVRGDLPAGGLSYERIRNASKEPQNWLTYWGDYAGKHFSQLQQITPANVKQLQAKWSVQMPGDSILETTPIVIDGIMYTAGMPGQVFALDARTGMQIWKYQRTQKKVNAFESNRYNRGVAVLGNRVFFGTLDAALVALDRRTGRPLWETQVADTMEGYSVTVAPLVVKDKVIVGVAGGEHGIRGFLDAYDVVTGKRVWRFNTVPGPGEFGHETWKGDSWKLGGAPTWLTGSYDAELDTLYWATGNPGPDMDAEIRKGDNLFSCSVLALDPATGKRKWHYQFTPNDSHDWDANQDLVLVDRVIDGVQRKLLVQTNRNGIFYVLDRTNGKLLFGKPYVRQTWNAGFEADGRPKVIPNTDSTPEGRVVYPTLVGGTNWQSPSFDSSNGMLYTVYADGAERFIREKSVYEPGKAYWGGRSVATGDKPLAGIKAIDTATGDVKWEHPLSRGSLAAGVLATSTGVLFSATAEGNLIALEAATGKYLWRMQTGATTATSPISYAVDGKQYVAIAAGQVLYSFALPE
- a CDS encoding pseudouridine synthase; the encoded protein is MDRPIKKTTKSPITSKTLERVISKAGLGSRTDARHWIHSRRVTVNGRMVENPDEWIDPIQDRIELDGRLVKTLDKLYILLYKPAGYITSKGDPEGRKTVYDLLTDVPSFVGTVGRLDEDTSGLLLLTNDTALAERMTNPEFHVPKTYLVKCSTKLSDEALETLRQGVELKDGMTRPAIVNRVRENESKSFVELTITEGKNRQVRRMIEAMDSQVLKLVRTNLGPLTLTGLESGKWRHLNPGEVTKLMKLAGMEEKPVRKETEAAPDAQGGMRPPSRTQFGRSKPVESDWSAKSPSRDRSDRAPRGGDSRSDSQWSPKKSTWNPKPRTGSKAEWAPRGDDAPRGDSNWSPKPKSDWGAKPPSRGKAEWSPRGGDASRGDSNWSPKPKSDWGAKPPSRGKSDWAPRGGDAPRGDSNWSPKPKSDWGAKPPSRGKSDWAPRGGDAPRGDSNWSPKPKSDWGAKPPSRGKSDWAPRGGDAPRGDSNWSPKPKSDWGAKPPSRGKSDWAPRGGDDSRSGSNWSPKPKSDWGAKPPSRGKSDWAPRGGDDSRGGSNWSPKPKSDWGSKPPARGKAEWSPRGGDDSRSGSNWSPKPKSDWGAKPPSRGKSDWAPRGGDAPRGDSKWSPKPKSDWSAKPPSRGDWGPKTSFRPQAESHSKPPFKGPSKGVGDRRFTRRRDQ
- a CDS encoding aldehyde dehydrogenase family protein, with protein sequence MRTVRIVAILCDDVGVTMIAVENPATEEVLGEIADSGEAGVNQAVAAARAAFAAGVWARKLPSEKEAILWRIGDLIERDREDLALLVTLETGKTLKESRGSDVGGSADAFRYFAGAVRRIGGRTIAADGPFSVASQREAMGVVGAIVPWNYPLCLAAWKIAPALACGNSVLLKPSELTPFHALKLAELLAEAGVPPGVFQVVNGYGHTTGEALARHMDVDKISFTGSTRTGRRLLLASAESNLKPVSLELGGKSANIVFGDADPKAALRGALWGIFSNQGQICTAGSRLLVQSSLHDEFVDRLVKRVRGLKMGDPRQDDVVLGSLISKQQMERVLGYIKTGKAEGANLVCGGAREGNVGCFVQATVFSGVKNSMRIAQEEIFGPVLSVIRFETEEEALAIANGTSYGLAAAVWTSDLKRANRMASALHAGTVWVNSYNEFDAAVPFGGVKQSGFGRELGQEAIEEFTTVKSIWTAQ
- a CDS encoding SDR family NAD(P)-dependent oxidoreductase; the encoded protein is MRTVLITGASKGIGAATALAFAKEGASLLIHYSSDKSGAEAVASEARALGATAETIHADLATLAGAQAFAETLKGRKIDVLINNAGSLLGRHSLASMPSDHWEQTVMLNLSSVFYVTQAVVPHMIEQKQGWIVNVGSIAGRNGGGPGAFAYATCKGAVSALTKGMAKELAPQGIHVNCVAPGVIATHFHEVFSTPQMLESFKANTPAGRLGSSEETADVIAYLCSPQAAYIYGQTIEVNGGMYFA
- a CDS encoding FAD-dependent oxidoreductase, yielding MAKKTIAIVGGGFAGVACGRRLRRLMSTEEAHIVVFSEENYMVFQPLLAEVAGSSIQAEVPATPLRVALPDVECRREKVIDIHLPENTLVFESFDGLKRTLKYDHVIIACGSGVNLSAVPGMADHAFPFRTVADAVALRAQISQQLEQAAVCEDPVRREFFLTFAVIGGGFSGVEVAGEINDLLQASEKYYPTIKPEESQVILIHSREQLLPEVSSTLRDFTKKKMEQNGVKIVLKQRVKMVTADGVTLSDGTHFHAATVVGTTGTAPHPFVERMKAEKDKGRLKTQPDMRLLGYENAWAIGDCALVLNSFDNEPSPPTGQFAERQGKQCAANLFALLQGKPTKPFYFKPLGMLCAIGGHNAVAEMMGVKLSGFIAWFIWRTVYLLKIPSFSRKVKVALDWTWELMFSRDITGVKIDHANRVHDAYFEAGSFIFKKGDPATDFYVIEKGEVEVMRQIEDGQEPEMVAMFGPGDFFGEMALVEDRPRNASVRARTDVELTIIGKGMFAKMSKILAPLSQQVNNAIRKRTTMRQKLPRSSDILKHSVLKDVIEPLPSQPLSENCTFTSAVGQFEREKADFFCVVDEKANLSGVLTRTDLLSTLEMIAAMPEEERGKIKVKDIMTQNPIWVTVDDSPLLVTEMMRERSMKRMPVVYDINDRRIAGYIRLESLMALVMRKIQAERDALREVN